From Bordetella flabilis, the proteins below share one genomic window:
- a CDS encoding hydantoinase B/oxoprolinase family protein translates to MAEHIRAAGDLADPIGMEVFCNRLLSITEDMNNTLVRASFSTNIKERKDCSVALFDAAGRLVAQGTQIPLHLGSLDGAMRAILERHTVDTIQDGDVFICNDPYLANGSHLPDINIVTPVFWEGTLRFFAANIAHHSDVGGPVPGSIAGGLGSIFAEGVRIPVSRIVRAGTVDEDLLNLICANTRDPEERLLDLRVQMATNRRGAAAVQGLIRQMGLDAVLQSVEDVIRYTRRRLLNRIAELRQGSYTFHSDLDDDGFGGDPVRIQVTLTVHPDRLHFDFSGSGKQARGAMNLPVNALRASVYYAVKALLDPDIAPNAGLFAPIEISAPLGTITNPEHPAAVGARSITAQKVAGAIFGAFRGLLPPEKIMASGNDCCPAIVFSGKWPARAGEFVYLETLGGGAGARYDMDGMDAIHVHMTNTSNLPVEALENEYPLLMDEYAMIPDSGGAGRTRGGLAIAKQIRALVPGIVFSARSDSHTVGVATGVDGGRDGRRARLVRNHGTPREEELFSKTAGITLDAGESVRIETPGGGGYGSPALRARERLRRDLLDGKVSATAAGELYGAVPEELAR, encoded by the coding sequence ATGGCTGAACACATTCGCGCGGCCGGGGACCTGGCCGATCCGATCGGCATGGAGGTCTTCTGCAACCGGCTGCTGTCGATCACGGAAGACATGAACAACACGCTGGTGCGGGCGTCGTTTTCCACGAACATCAAGGAACGCAAGGATTGCTCCGTGGCGCTGTTCGATGCCGCGGGGCGGCTGGTGGCGCAGGGCACGCAGATTCCCCTGCACCTGGGGTCGCTGGACGGGGCGATGCGCGCCATCCTGGAGCGCCACACGGTGGACACCATCCAGGACGGCGATGTCTTCATCTGCAACGACCCCTACCTGGCCAACGGTAGCCACCTGCCCGACATCAATATCGTCACCCCGGTGTTCTGGGAGGGCACGCTGCGCTTTTTCGCGGCCAACATCGCCCACCACTCGGACGTCGGCGGGCCGGTGCCCGGCTCCATCGCCGGCGGCCTGGGGTCGATCTTCGCGGAAGGCGTGCGCATTCCCGTCAGCCGCATCGTGCGGGCCGGCACCGTCGACGAGGACCTGCTGAACCTGATCTGCGCCAATACCCGCGATCCCGAAGAACGCCTGCTGGACCTGCGCGTGCAGATGGCGACCAACCGGCGCGGCGCGGCCGCGGTGCAGGGGCTGATCCGGCAGATGGGGCTGGACGCGGTGCTGCAGTCGGTGGAAGACGTGATCCGCTATACCCGGCGTCGCCTGCTCAATCGCATCGCCGAGCTCAGGCAGGGCAGCTATACCTTCCATTCCGATCTGGACGACGACGGCTTCGGCGGCGACCCGGTGCGCATCCAGGTCACCCTGACGGTTCATCCGGACCGGCTGCACTTCGATTTCAGCGGCTCGGGCAAGCAGGCGCGCGGCGCGATGAACCTGCCGGTCAATGCGCTGCGTGCTTCGGTGTACTACGCCGTCAAGGCCTTGCTCGATCCGGACATCGCGCCCAATGCGGGCCTGTTCGCACCCATCGAGATCTCGGCGCCGCTGGGCACCATCACCAACCCGGAACACCCCGCGGCGGTGGGCGCGCGGTCCATCACCGCGCAGAAGGTCGCGGGCGCGATATTCGGGGCCTTCCGCGGCCTGCTGCCGCCGGAAAAGATCATGGCCTCGGGCAACGACTGCTGCCCGGCCATCGTGTTCTCCGGCAAATGGCCGGCGCGCGCGGGCGAGTTCGTCTACCTGGAAACGCTGGGCGGCGGCGCCGGTGCGCGCTACGACATGGACGGCATGGACGCCATCCATGTGCACATGACCAACACCTCCAACCTGCCAGTGGAAGCGCTGGAAAACGAATACCCGCTGCTGATGGACGAGTACGCCATGATCCCGGATTCGGGCGGCGCAGGCCGCACGCGCGGCGGACTGGCGATCGCCAAGCAGATCCGCGCGCTGGTGCCGGGCATCGTGTTCTCGGCGCGCTCGGACAGCCACACCGTCGGCGTGGCCACCGGCGTGGACGGGGGCCGGGATGGGAGGCGCGCGCGGCTGGTGCGCAACCACGGTACGCCGCGCGAGGAGGAACTGTTTTCCAAGACGGCCGGCATCACGCTGGACGCCGGCGAAAGCGTCCGCATCGAAACCCCCGGCGGCGGCGGCTACGGGTCGCCCGCCTTGCGCGCCCGCGAACGGCTGCGGCGCGACCTGCTGGATGGCAAGGTCAGCGCCACGGCGGCTGGCGAGCTGTACGGCGCGGTGCCGGAGGAGCTGGCGCGATGA
- a CDS encoding NAD(P)/FAD-dependent oxidoreductase, with amino-acid sequence MTAPQCCDLAIVGAGPAGLAAATTAAGLGLDVVVLDEQAAPGGQIYRAITHTPLAARAVLGKDYWHGETLLEPFRACGARHLPGATVWAAAPVSRALSHPVSGSARSAAMPASAPTRGAVVSRDSPAWELAYSVDGAANLLHARHVLLATGAQERPFPIPGWTLPGVLGAGAAQILLKSAGMAPEGPAVLAGSGPLLYLLAWQYLNAGAPVALLLDTTPAANARAALPHAWGFLRSPYLAKGWKLLREVRAAIPVARHVTDLRAGGQARLESVRYRVGAAERVQAARHLLLHQGVIPGLNLARAMGLACDWNDRLACWEPVVDRWGATSLDGVSLAGDGGGIAGALAAEQGGRVAAWHAAHVLGTISREQRDAGAAQALRAHARATRGRAFFDTLYRPAPAFRRPAGETIVCRCEEVTAQQVRDTVQLGCTGVNQMKAFLRCGMGPCQGRFCGATVTELIAQERGVHPREVGYYRLRFPTKPVSLGEFASLPQTEASRKAVVRFGK; translated from the coding sequence ATGACGGCCCCGCAATGCTGCGATCTTGCCATCGTCGGCGCCGGCCCCGCCGGGCTTGCCGCCGCCACCACGGCCGCCGGCCTGGGACTGGATGTCGTCGTGCTGGACGAGCAGGCCGCGCCGGGCGGGCAGATCTATCGCGCCATCACGCATACGCCACTGGCCGCCCGCGCCGTGCTGGGCAAGGACTACTGGCATGGCGAGACGCTGCTGGAACCCTTCCGGGCCTGCGGCGCCCGCCATCTGCCCGGGGCCACCGTGTGGGCCGCCGCGCCGGTGTCGCGTGCGCTGTCCCACCCTGTGTCCGGCTCCGCGCGGTCTGCCGCCATGCCGGCATCGGCGCCGACGCGCGGCGCGGTTGTCTCCAGGGACTCACCGGCATGGGAGCTGGCCTATTCGGTGGACGGGGCGGCGAATCTGCTGCACGCCCGCCACGTCCTGCTGGCGACCGGCGCGCAGGAGCGTCCTTTCCCCATTCCGGGATGGACACTGCCGGGCGTGCTGGGCGCGGGCGCCGCGCAGATCCTGCTGAAGTCCGCGGGCATGGCGCCTGAAGGACCTGCCGTGCTGGCCGGCTCGGGTCCGCTGCTGTACCTGCTGGCATGGCAGTACCTGAACGCCGGGGCGCCCGTCGCCTTGCTGCTGGATACGACGCCCGCGGCGAATGCGCGCGCCGCCTTGCCGCACGCCTGGGGCTTCCTGCGCTCGCCCTACCTGGCCAAGGGCTGGAAACTGCTGCGCGAAGTGCGCGCCGCGATCCCGGTGGCCAGGCACGTTACCGACCTGCGCGCCGGAGGGCAGGCGCGCCTGGAGTCGGTACGCTATCGCGTCGGCGCGGCCGAGCGTGTGCAGGCCGCGCGCCATCTGCTGCTGCACCAGGGCGTCATCCCCGGCCTGAATCTGGCGCGGGCCATGGGCCTGGCCTGCGACTGGAACGACAGGCTGGCCTGTTGGGAACCGGTGGTCGACCGCTGGGGCGCCACCAGCCTGGACGGCGTCAGCCTGGCGGGCGACGGCGGCGGTATCGCGGGGGCGCTGGCGGCCGAGCAGGGCGGCCGCGTCGCGGCCTGGCATGCCGCGCATGTCCTGGGCACGATCAGCCGCGAACAGCGCGATGCGGGCGCGGCGCAGGCCCTGCGGGCGCACGCCCGCGCCACGCGCGGCCGCGCCTTTTTCGACACCCTGTACCGGCCCGCCCCGGCCTTCCGGCGCCCGGCCGGCGAGACCATCGTCTGCCGCTGCGAGGAAGTCACGGCGCAGCAGGTGCGCGACACGGTGCAGCTGGGCTGTACCGGCGTGAACCAGATGAAGGCCTTCCTGCGTTGCGGCATGGGGCCCTGCCAGGGCCGGTTCTGCGGCGCGACCGTGACCGAACTCATCGCGCAGGAACGCGGCGTACACCCCCGCGAGGTCGGCTACTATCGGCTGCGTTTTCCGACCAAGCCCGTCAGCCTGGGCGAGTTCGCGTCCTTGCCGCAGACCGAGGCGTCGCGCAAGGCCGTGGTGCGATTCGGCAAATAG
- a CDS encoding (2Fe-2S)-binding protein, whose translation MFKRLDLATPVASHDPVTITVEGRLLSCAAHDTVAAVLLAHGFDACRGTPVSGSPRGPYCMMGVCFDCLVEIDGTPNRQACMTPVRAGMSVRRQDGARELQP comes from the coding sequence ATGTTCAAACGACTTGACCTCGCGACGCCCGTGGCGTCACACGACCCGGTCACCATTACGGTGGAAGGGCGCTTGCTGTCCTGCGCCGCGCACGATACCGTCGCCGCCGTCCTGCTGGCGCACGGCTTCGACGCCTGCCGCGGCACGCCGGTGTCCGGCAGCCCGCGCGGACCGTACTGCATGATGGGGGTGTGCTTCGACTGCCTGGTGGAAATCGACGGCACGCCGAATCGCCAGGCCTGCATGACGCCGGTGCGCGCCGGCATGTCGGTGCGGCGCCAGGACGGCGCGCGGGAGCTGCAGCCATGA
- a CDS encoding NAD(P)/FAD-dependent oxidoreductase → MPGGDRGAFDGVLDALVVGGGLVGSAIAYGLRGAFERVAVLDEGDVAWRASRGNFGLVWVQSKGIGMAAYSRWTVESAGLWPAFAARLLDQTGIDVRLEQPGGLTPLMSEGEIEARVSAMRRLHAQPGMPKYEWKLLDRYETAQALPGVGPDVQGAIWSERDGILNPLKLLLALHTAFARMGVHYLPRTPAQSVSHEGMHGDLQGVLREPSPASHAPHGGHGSHGGGLFRVATPRGELRARRLVIAAGLANQALAAQVGLDVPVRPQRGQIMVLERTRRHLPLPCVTLRQTDEGTWLVGDSQEEAGFDDASLGLPVLATLADRAVRTLPALRDVRVVRTWSALRVMARDGFPVYQESTRCPGAFVATCHSGVTLAAAHALSLAPRIAAGALDDAFLPFSTDRFDVQTT, encoded by the coding sequence ATGCCGGGCGGTGACCGCGGGGCGTTCGACGGCGTCCTGGATGCGCTGGTGGTGGGCGGCGGCCTGGTCGGCTCCGCGATCGCCTACGGCCTGCGCGGCGCGTTCGAACGCGTGGCCGTGCTGGACGAAGGCGACGTGGCATGGCGCGCGTCGCGCGGCAACTTCGGCCTGGTGTGGGTGCAGAGCAAGGGCATCGGCATGGCGGCGTATTCACGCTGGACCGTCGAGTCCGCGGGCCTGTGGCCGGCTTTCGCCGCGCGGCTGCTCGATCAGACCGGGATCGACGTGCGGCTGGAGCAGCCCGGCGGCCTGACGCCGTTGATGAGCGAAGGCGAGATCGAGGCGCGCGTATCCGCGATGCGGCGCCTGCACGCGCAGCCGGGCATGCCGAAGTACGAATGGAAGCTGCTGGACCGCTACGAGACCGCGCAGGCGCTGCCCGGCGTGGGACCGGACGTGCAAGGCGCGATCTGGTCTGAACGTGACGGCATCCTCAACCCGCTCAAGCTGCTGCTCGCGCTGCATACCGCGTTCGCCCGCATGGGCGTGCACTACCTGCCGCGCACGCCGGCGCAATCCGTGTCGCACGAAGGCATGCACGGGGACTTGCAAGGGGTCCTGCGCGAGCCGTCGCCGGCTTCGCATGCACCGCATGGCGGGCATGGCTCGCATGGCGGAGGCCTTTTCCGCGTGGCCACGCCGCGCGGCGAGCTGCGCGCACGCAGGCTCGTCATCGCGGCGGGGCTGGCCAACCAGGCGCTCGCCGCGCAAGTGGGGCTGGATGTGCCCGTGCGGCCCCAGCGCGGCCAGATCATGGTGCTGGAGCGCACGCGCCGCCACCTGCCGCTGCCTTGTGTCACGCTGCGCCAGACCGATGAGGGCACGTGGCTGGTGGGCGATTCGCAGGAAGAGGCCGGCTTCGACGACGCCAGCCTAGGCCTGCCCGTCCTGGCGACCCTGGCCGACCGCGCGGTACGCACGCTGCCCGCCCTGCGCGACGTCCGCGTGGTGCGGACCTGGTCCGCGCTGCGCGTCATGGCGCGCGACGGCTTTCCCGTGTACCAGGAATCGACGCGCTGTCCCGGTGCCTTCGTGGCCACCTGCCATAGCGGCGTCACGCTGGCCGCCGCGCATGCGCTGTCGCTGGCGCCGCGCATCGCCGCGGGCGCGCTGGACGACGCCTTCCTTCCCTTTTCTACCGATCGCTTCGATGTTCAAACGACTTGA